The genomic interval GCACTAATTGCCAGCCCACATGGAGCAATctggggttaaaggaatagttcaacccaaaatgaattatctcattatttactcaccctcatgccatcctggatgtgtatgactttctttcttctgctgaacacaaatgaagatttttagaagaatatttcaactctgtgggtcaatacaatgcaagtgaatgggtgccaaaattttgataatccaaaaatcacaaaggcagtataaaagtaatccatatgaccataTAATATCCAGGTGGTTAAAACCATATTTTCTGAaacaatatgaaaggtgtgggtgagaaacagatcaaaagttaagtaatttttttatagaaattcttctccctgcccagtagagggcatatgcttgaagaatgtgaatcaccaaaaacacaagaagaatgtaaaagttaaagttaaagtggaggctGACTGAAcaggggaggagaatttatagtaaaaatttacttaaatattgatcagtttctcacccacacctatcaaatcacttctgaagacagatttaaccactggagtcatatggattacttgctgacttgtgtgatttttggagcttcaaaattttggcatcaattcacttgaattgtattgaccaaaagagctgagaaattcttctaataatcttcatttgtgttctgctgaagaaagaaagtcacacatctgggatggcataagggtgattaaatgatgagagaattttcatttttgggtgaactattccattaagcaccttgctcaaggacacaccTGTCATTAGTGAATGCTCTCTCATCACATTATCTTTTGTAAACTAATTAAAAGATTGGTATGTAACTAGCTGCAACATTATGTGGCAGAATATAGGTACTGACTTATGTTTTTTTAGAAAGCATGCAGTCATGACTTTGGCCCAATGGAACCTGTAGTACAAAATCTTTAAAGCACTGTCCTAGACCACAGGTTTGGCATGTCAAGACATGTTTATAAGTGTTCAGATCCACCTAAACAAATTCAACATGTACTTCTTAATTTCCTCTAACAGTATCTAAATTGCTTTTGCACTCAGTCGCAGTCTTGCAATAATGCAGTATGTGTTAAGTCTGAGGATGGGTGCTTTATTGCTTCATTCTTTCAAGAATATTTTGGGTATCTATAATCAACTtagaaaacaacaacattttaagCCTAAAATCATTTGGTTCTTGAATATATGCGTATTTCAAAGAATCTTACAAGTTACTGTAAGTCAAACAATATTAGACTGCACTTGTGTCAAACAAATTATGTCTTACATTCCAGCAAAAATTGTGCAGCGAGAGTAATTTCTTTCATTCTTCTATAATTACAAAGATATACAACATGTGATCTGATGCTCAAAGCATTACTACTCTGTCTTTTAAAAGGGTATGTACCTGAATACATTTTTAAGCCAAGGCATGGCTCTACGGAACAATGTGGCAAACAAAGATAAATGTGTCTTATTAGATCCAGCTGAATTAATGACATCATACATTTCTTtgtcataacataaaaaaataataaattcctGTACTGTACGACTGCAACATGAATTAATTGCAGTGGTCGAAAAGAGGGCAGCGTTTTTCTGATTTTCAACTGACACAAAGAGCTTAGCCCTTTTAAGTGGTTAGAAAAAGTACCATTGGAATAGATGAGGTTGGCATGTATAAACTTCTTTAATGGTGAACTGTTCAGACACATACAGGTTGTGTAGTACTGGTGTTGGTGTAGGCTGTTCATTTGGAGTGTAAGTGTTCCCAGTTTGTAATTGACACTGTGCACCAAGTATGTGTATGCATGTCAGTAGTCCTGGTCGAGGTTGTGCAGTAGTGAGTTGTTGCCCCTCAGCTCCTCTCTTCTCCCTTTCTCCTTAAAAAAGAAATAGAGACAAAAGAGAAGAGATTCAGACTGAGGAGTCAATCAGAGCTCAAGCTGTATCCTACCCACAAACCCTGTTTTACCTGCTTGAGATCATTCACGGTTTCATTTATCAGATTACAAGCCAAATCACTGTGCTGACCCGAGGAATATTTCCTAAACCTGAGTGAGTCAAGACAAGGTTGGCATGCACAAAATATATAACCCTACCACAAAACAGCAAGCCAGTCTCATCTATTCCCATTGATTTCCACAAGTCATCAGAATAGAATATTCCAATAGAAGCCGCTTCTTTTGgaattgttgttttaaatgtgccaTTAAACTACTAGAAGCACTTTTTTTTTAGCTGATTTGGACAAATGCATCTGCTAATGAATAAATGTGAGTCTCAgtgattatgtgtgtgtttatgagagtCTCACCTGTTGGTACTGCCTGATCGCTTCTTTCTCTTGCTGAATGCGTCGCAGCTCTAGAGCATCTGGTCTGTAGTTGCCAGGAACAGTGTAGCCTTCAGGTCGGTCTGCACTACACATTTCACAGCCTGGTCGTGTTGGTTTATTAATATATGTACATGTTGGGCAGGCCCATCCCAGCTACATAAacacaaatgtattaaaataaacattttaatcctACTATACAACTATTTTTGTTTAACTGTTATTAAAGGTTCAGAAGTAAGGATGTTTGTCTTTTATCTTCAAGGAAAACAAAGCACATACCTGTGTATTTGTTCTGTTGGGCACCAGGGCTTCATTCAACTGTGGAATCTCAAGATTGATCATGTCACGGATTTCACCCAAACCCAACCGTTCTGTGCCACCAGCACTGTTGTCTGAGAGGTCAAGAGGTCAAAACATAATGAACTCACAGCTGCAATAACCAGGTATCAGCTAAAATTGCTATACGTGTTTAAAACAAGAACGTATACACCACTAAATATTGAGTAATAATAAATATTGAGGGGATATTGTGTGTTGCAATATGAATGTAtataaaatggaaaatatattatatatattaaaaaatatatataaagattttaggaaatatatctttaattaaaaaaattaaaaatccccTACTGgcaatttattagatttttttcttgttttaagcataaatctaactacATTTAGCAAGGTTTATTCTAAAAACAAGAAAAGCAATTTGCCAGTGGGGTACAAAACAATTTATATAACTTCAAaatattttctctgaaaacaagtctattTTACACatctatacacattttaaaggaatagttcaaccaaaaatgaaaattatctcatcatttactcacccttataccatcccagatatgtatgactttctttcatctgctgaattcaaatgaagaatttctcagctcttttggtcaatacaatgcaagtgaatgggtgccaacattttgaagctccaaaaatcacccaaatcagcataaaagtaatccataagactccagtggttaaatctatatcttcagaatcaatgataagtgtggttgagaaatagatcatttcacattcttcttcttgtgtttttggtgattcgcattcttcatgcatatcgcccccaacAGGGCAGGGAGTAGAATTTCAAGCAATAaataagtattgatctgtttctcacccacacctataacatcacttctgaaaatatggattaaaacactggagtcgtatggattacttttatgatgcctttatgtgctttttggattgtatggacctacagagctgaaatattcttctaaaaatcttaatttgtgttctgcagaagaaagaatgtcatacgcaTCTGTGATggcttgagagtgagtaaatgatgagataattttcatttttgggtgaactatcctttagaaagtttacatatttttactaaGAAAGAAAATTATTGTTTGCAGTGTAAATGTATGTTATTGCTGTGCTTAATGGTCTTAAGTGGTTTTGTTCATAAGAATTCAAGCTGTGTATGAGTGACTTTGCATACACACTCAGAGTATTATGGCTGTTGTGCAGTCTGGTAGGCAGGGTGCTGTATGGCCTTGATGCTGTGTTCAATGCCACTGGCCCATTGGCAACTAGTTCTTGGTGGGGCTGATTAGATGTCGGCACTGGGGCAGGCATGAGTAAAGCACTTTCTTGATCTTGTTGGTACAGCCCTCGGCTGAGACGGGCCTGACGGGCAGAAATTAAATAAAGGAACGCAGTGTCGCCATCGTGCTGAACTCCATAAGAAGCCAGAGAGCGATGATCAGAGCACAATGACTGACCAATGACCCAGCGCTGCACACGTGGATGAAAACCATAGTCTGTGAAGACCTAAGAGGAAAAAGCACTGTGTTATTAATAAGGAGCCCAAGGAGTATCCCTTCAGTTATTATTCTCCAAGTCTCTTTAGATGAAGTGTGTCTGCGAAACGGCAACTTAAGCAATTATGAGGAAAAATTTGGGGATGTTCACATGGCCCTGAAACAATGACAAGTAATATTTGGTaaagtaatgtttattttaatgttaatttgcACTTACCTGCTGTTTGAGAGCACCAATTGTAGAGTGGGGGAAGACTTTCACTGTGACACAACAGGACGAGGAAGCATCCTCTACCACCACAGCCAGGCTGTATCAATGCAACAGCTAAGATAAGAAATGCTTGGCAACATAGGCTGCATAGACAGTGGcctcaaaatgtatttggacacattTGGAAACATAAGCCGAAttgaaaaatgtctgaatgtgactgaaataaataaaaaatatcaaagcaagtgacaTCTGCAAACTAATGATGCTGGCTGCTTGGAACTTCACTTTCTGagctatttttgcaattacttttaaccaactggtgttctttttttttttttttaaccaaaccacttgtttttgtgaaacattttgctttatattacatatatatacacttgaaaatgtcattgcattatataacaaaccaaataatttttttatataatgcaattacattttcaAGTGTTTCCAATtactttttgaagccattctacaaccccaattgtgaaaaagttgggacagtttggaaaatgctaatacaaacaaaaagtagtgattttaaaattctattcaccctgtgctatattaaaagcacaacaaaaacacataatttgatgttttaccttgtgaatttaattgttagAGGATTTGAGTAGTTGAATGGATTTCCATGCGAGTTGTAAGCAACACATTACTTGATTCAGTTGTTATAGATAACAAAATTCACAAATTACGATTAaagtcagtcattaaataaatttaaaaaagttttgatGCTTTGCTTATTAGAGTGTATCTGTAAAAACTTTATTTACCTGATTTCTATGTCTGTGTAATTTCGTTTAGAGGGCTGAATACACAGAGCAGCTCTCTGGTTAgctaaagatgatgcacaaacAGATGCTGCTTGAACATCACCAGCCTCTATAGCACAAACCAGCTCTGCACAAATATCCTCTAAAGAGAAGAGAAAAATTGAATAAGGATGAGAATGAAAATGTTAAAGCTGTTTGGTAAAACAGTGGGATAGAGGGAAGAATTGGAAATGGAGGAAGAACAAGTGGGTGCATCAGAATTATTTGCAGACAATTGGCACTTTGTACTTTGTTTGGCAACAAATTCCAGCAGTTTGTGAGCAGAaaattaaaacaagaacaaaaatgcTACCTGTATGTGGCATGAGTGCAGTGCTTTGTGAAGCCAGAGGCTGAGGAGGTAGCTGTCCATCTTCAGTAGGGGAATTAATCACCACTGAAAATATGAACAAGAGACATATATTGAAAACATAGAACAAAACAGGGAAAATTTGgtggaaaaaaacagcaaagttcTAATACAAGTCTAAAAGGGAACAAAGATTGAACAATaaagaatgaacaaaagaaaAACTGACGAAAACAAACTGAAAGCAAGGGAAATTTTTTAATTTGTACAAAATGGTAATTTAAAGTTCTTTACACAGACATAGCAAAGACAAAGAAATAAAGATGTCTGAAACTCGAGTTTAAAATCACTCAAATtaataagaaaagaaaatgaaataaaagtttcctttataaatgtattaaaacgtataataaagaaataaaagttgtgaataaaaacacattaattcaaaTAATGGAGTTAGGGCTGTGCCGATACAATTATATATCCATGTAGCATGATACTTTTTCTCAATACATTGTATCGATACTTTAAAtctctgtatttttattaaactatTTGTGTTTTCATATCATGTCCAACAGTTCAACAATGAAGAAGCAGGTTGTCTAAATAGGTGCAAACTCTGAGACCGGCATTTCACAGTGCGGTTAGACACTTCTATGAGACAcgagagagattgaaactgagCCTGCATGATTTACTGTTTCTCTCGCTGACACGCTGGGCCTCTCTCACGCGTTTGGCACAGTTTCAATCACAATCCAATTATGAAATCGTTATGTATTGCCATATATTGAATCGTTACATTTGTAttgcattacatactgtatgtaaggtggctggcgatacccagACCTAAATGCAGTGCAATCCATAAAGTTCAGCAAAGTGCTATGCtaaacagaaatatttttagTCTGGACTTGGTTGTGTGGCTACTGTTGGTGCAtatctgacctcttctggaagctggtttcAAGTAAGGGTGGCTTAATAGCTAGATGTTTGGAATGAACCCTAGGAGTTACTAGAAAGCAGAAAGAAGGCAAACCTCTTTGGGCCTCGCGGAGTGATGACATCACCACTGTGGCCCACTCTTGTGCTTCCTGCTCACTGCGGAAGTTGAACGTAATACGGTCATGCGGAGGTGTAGCCAAACTCAGTTCATGGCACCGTGGTGACTTGACTTCATAACGAACAGTCCTGAGGTCAAACTCAGCAATGGACTAAATGGAGATAGAGGCACAAAATATGATGAAGCTTGACTGAATAGAACAGAATTTAATCATTTGACAAGCAAATAAATGACAGATAGCCAATTTAAAAATTCAGTACAGAATTTCTATCTGATTCTGAACATCAGTGTACAGTTggcacaatggggctaaaggcacaccttaagtcacaaaatgtatcaaaataaaaaaaaaattttttttaatttttttaaaaaagatttcTTTTTATAGGATATTGATGGagcaaaaaacaaattgtgtgaaaagaaataatgagagaaggttgttttgattaaaattccgttttaaaaaaatattgtgcttGGGGAAAAAGGTCCCCAGGGGGTTTATGATATTGTATAGATATAttggcaatagttatagtgcaaaattaatcaattaatgcaaataatttttgaaGATGCAAGAACAAGTTGCTTTTTCAATCacattgaacatttttcataacaaatctgttCGCCCcccttaagaaaaacaatgtgttttatgggggacTTTGGCCCCTATAACAGAGggtctttttaccccaaatactatcctttcatgTATTGGACAGTTTTTCcaataacttttgatttaatcaccttgaacactgaaaataacaaataagtattttgtctcaaaataaatgtgaaaattccAGGGATTTTAGTTAcgtacatttgcaacatttaaaaattattcaatattaaatcaaattacctcaaaatcaaactttagacattacatgcaaTGATCTCTTGGATCAGGAAAATGtttcagtgtatagtgacaaacaggtgtttagaaaaGCTGTGgtggtttttgttgctatttagtgtttttccCTTGGGGGGGCCCCGTTTACCCTgcatttgttatttaaaaaaacaggCAATAATTATGGAGTATAAAAGACACATGATGACTATACCAGTCACTGTTAAGAGTAACTATTTATAGTTAAAGTACTTTAAAAGTGATAATGTGGAATAAGAAGCTGGTGTGAAAAGGAGAACCACAAACCCTTATCATTTACTGATTCAAGATGagccattttaaatgtattcatttatgaGCTTCCAGATATTTTTTAATTAGATCACCTACATAAGTTGGGAAATAAtatgttcattaaaaaattactaaTATTGTTTTACACTTTTCACTGGGTTTTTGAGAGCTCAAACAGCAAGGAAGTCAATCTCAAAAGAACATGGGGGGGtagttactctttttttttttttctatctgtcAGTTTCTTCCTGCCTCTGACAACAGCAAATGAAAGCGTCAACACTGATGTCACCTTTAACGTGTGGACTATTCTAACTGTATCCATTGCGTGCTTACACAAATGGACAGATAGAATAGATGTTAAGAGACACGCGGCTCTCAGAAACTATCACATTTTGGGGGTGGGTGATGATTTCAACAACAAAGACAACCAAAACAACATGTGATCCACTCGTGTGCGCTCCGCACCAGCCCGGGGGAAGCGCTATATAATGACGACGCAAAAACTTCTGGACAGAAACTATTACTATGTAGCGGCTTTTTAAACTAATGTTTAAAATACCGCACACAGAGTCCTCATGGAAGTTGGCATTTTCACTCACCACGCTGCGACCAGCAGCTGCTCCGCTGATGTCCCGTAACGCAAGGCGGAATTCCCCTGCTTTTCCCGGGTCCATGCTCAGCTGAAGACGGAGAGATTCGTCTCCGGCGCCCGGGAGACAAAGCGGTCGTATACCAGAGTGGCATACTGACACCTTCACCGACATCAAAACCGTGTTGCAGCCCGACTGCGAGGCCTCATGGCCGAGATGAGACGATGACGGCTGGGCCGAAGGAGGCGTTTGAGTCCACCCGCCTGAGCTCAGCGACATGCCGCCGACTGACTACTTCAGGCGGGTATATATCGGTCTGACACCCCGCTACTTACCGGATTTTTTTACTCTAGTTAGAGGTTTGGAGATTTCCTAAAACTCCCTGATGTGGACATTTACTCATAAACAGCGGCCTTTTCATCATTGTTTTAGTTTCATACGGAGGAC from Myxocyprinus asiaticus isolate MX2 ecotype Aquarium Trade chromosome 1, UBuf_Myxa_2, whole genome shotgun sequence carries:
- the shrprbck1r gene encoding ranBP-type and C3HC4-type zinc finger-containing protein 1; protein product: MSLSSGGWTQTPPSAQPSSSHLGHEASQSGCNTVLMSVKVSVCHSGIRPLCLPGAGDESLRLQLSMDPGKAGEFRLALRDISGAAAGRSVSIAEFDLRTVRYEVKSPRCHELSLATPPHDRITFNFRSEQEAQEWATVVMSSLREAQRVVINSPTEDGQLPPQPLASQSTALMPHTEDICAELVCAIEAGDVQAASVCASSLANQRAALCIQPSKRNYTDIEISLAVVVEDASSSCCVTVKVFPHSTIGALKQQVFTDYGFHPRVQRWVIGQSLCSDHRSLASYGVQHDGDTAFLYLISARQARLSRGLYQQDQESALLMPAPVPTSNQPHQELVANGPVALNTASRPYSTLPTRLHNSHNTLNNSAGGTERLGLGEIRDMINLEIPQLNEALVPNRTNTQLGWACPTCTYINKPTRPGCEMCSADRPEGYTVPGNYRPDALELRRIQQEKEAIRQYQQAREAERRENYARLVQMDGQDLVPNPERVECRICYLELECGEGVLLRECLHCFCKECLRSVILMSEDPQVACPYRDEAYACDCILQEREIRALVAVEDYERWLQRGLSVAESRCEGSYHCATADCPGWCVYEDAVNTFHCPVCKKHNCLLCKAIHEGMNCKQYQDDLAARAINDSAARRTRDLLKTLVNSGEAMHCPQCGIIVQKKEGCDWLRCTVCHTEICWVTRGPRWGPKGPGDTSGGCRCNVNKQRCHPKCQNCH